The genomic stretch ATTACCTATTAGTTGCCTAGCTGTACTATCTCAGCATGGCAGCCGTAAAAATTAATTGTCTAGACCGGCAACAATTGCTCCATATCGGTACTTCTACCAAGATGTTCCTGAGCCGCTCTACTTCTCTTCAAGCAGAGGTATATGAAATAAACTTGTTTTCCATGAAGGAATGAGTTATGCCTGTGATTTCGATTAAATTGCTCCTCTACCTAATATAATTGATAGTTTAAGCATGGGAGGATGTCCCGACGTGTAGCTAAGTACACATTGCAATATAGCTTGCCGACGTAATGTGGGATGGCTGGGCTGCTTGCTCCAAGTGGAGAGTGGAGTTACGGGAACAGCCGTCTGATGGAAAACTACTTTCACGTTCGGTTCAGAGAGCACTTTATTTTTCGTCGAGAATTCTTCGTTCCCTTTCGTGTTAATTCCCCAGCGGCGAATTCAACACTTTTTGGGCCCTATCTATTCCATCTCTCAAGCCCCGAAGAAAACCCCCCTCCCCTTCGGACTCCATATCTCTTTTGACTCTATATATGTGGGCACCTGATATCTATGAGGGTTCACCCACCCCGGTTACAGCATTCCTTTCTATTGCGCCTAAAATTTCTATTTTTGCTAATATTTCACGTGTTTCTATTTATGGTTCCTATGGAGCTACATTGCAACAAATCTTCTGTTTCTGCAGCATTGCTTCTATGATTTTAGGAGCACTGGCCGCCATGGCCCAAACGAAAGTAAAAAGACCTCTAGCTCATAGTTCAATTGGACATGTAGGTTATATTCGTACTGGGTTCTCATGTGGAACCATAGAAGGAATTCAATCACTACTAATTGGTATCTTTATTTATGCATTAATGACGATAGATGCATTCGCCATAGTTTTAGCATTACGGCAAACCCGTGTCAAATATATAGCAGATTTGGGCGCTCTAGCCAAAACGAATCCTATTTCGGCTATAACCTTCTCCATTACTATGTTCTCATACGTAGGAATACCCCCGTTAGCCGGCTTTTGTAGCAAATTCTATTTGTTCTTCGCCGCTTTGGGTTGTGGGGCTTACTTCCTAGCCCCAGTGGGAGTAGTGACTAGCGTTATAGGTTGTTGGGCGGCCGGAAGGTTGCCACGAGTCAGTCAGTTTGGGGGACCGAAGGCAGTTCTCCGTGCACCGGACACGTAGCTTACCGAATCAGTTGCGACACCGATGGGAATGCATGCTACGAAAGATAGGGTCGAGTCTGAAACATCAACCGTCTACTCAATATCCTTGTACGAGTCCACAATCACTACACGAGATGAACCTTGGTTTGGTGAATTGAAGTTTGCCTTAGGTGTAAAAAAAAGGACTCCCAGTTACTGCGCGCGATCGTATACTGAGGTGCTCCCCGCCGGTTGTTGGAACGACGCGAGCCGGGCCTCCATTCAGAAAGATGAAGGGTCCAAACAAAAGTAAAAATAGGGGGTTACAAATTCCCCATCTCATTGGGGGCGGAAAACGAATCGACATCTCGATGTGATACAGCCTTTTCTATTTTTGTTGGGAAAGAACGGCGAAGTCCATCCGAACCGTCCAATGAAGAATAAGAGGAGAGCAAAGCGCCAATGGCGCGCGAAGCGCATGCGAAAGGGGCACGGAGATAAAAAATAAGTGTGGAGGATAAGCAGCCGAGCTCATTCCCTTCGCTTCCTGGGCCCAAAGCAGTGCAGTCTTTCCTGGCCAAATCAAGGATTGGGGGCTTCTTGCTACGCTACTTAAAGAAATCCATTTTTTTTAgtcatatatatatattaataGAAAGATAGATCCATCCATCTATCCTATCCTATTTTTATTTTGATATCTAAAAAAGAATCGATTTCATTCAACGTTTGATTCAAAGAACTGCGCTTAGCCCCCCCCCGCTCATGAAACGGCTCTGCTGCAATGGATGGCAGAGGGTCCGTAGTACCCAAAGAACTGGCTGGAGTGGTCCAGTAGCCGGGAAGGGGCCTAGAAGTGCCAACTACTACACCACACTACACTCGGCTCTACACATTTACAGAGCTAACCCCTGTCCAGTCCCTGGCAGAGTGAAGGGGGCTTCCATCCTTATTCCCTATCCCCTCGCCCAGGCTAACGGGGCCTTACTTATTCAGGGGGGGGAGAGTGGAGCCCCGAGAAGCACTGTTGAGAGGAAGATCCTTGGCCCCTCCTAATTCTCTACAGGGTTCCAAACCTTTCTTCAACATAGGTGACAACGAGCGGGGCAGAGATGGAAGAGATCGAACACGAGAATAAGAAGCAAGCTCGCCTTCCTTTTTTATCATTTTGATAGAGAGGGATGGAGAAAGTGGACAAAACAGACTGGCATTTCCCAGTCGAAAAGATGGGTTCCTTTTTCGTCTTGCATTTCTCATCGCggaaaaataataatatttaaaaCGTTCCCAACCCACCAACCCTTTCCTTCGTAGAGCCGTGTATTGTAATCCGAACCTGCCCGGAGCGAGTCTCCCATAGAGGCAAGTTAAGTTGGTGAGCCGTATGATGGGCAACACCTTACTGGGTGCAGAGTCCTCCACCAGCTAAGCTATTCTTGCTATTTTAAGAGAAGATCATCATTGTCTGACTTAGGCCTTTATGTCTTTTGATTTCAGCTTTCAATGCCCGGAATAGGAACGAACTGAGATGATTCGATAGTGGGAACTCATGAGCGCTCATCCATTCTTTGCCGGGAACCAGAGCAGGCATAAATTACCTTGATCGAAAGTGAGCCCGCCCTTCACGAAGCATGGAAAGTCAAAGGATGCGAAGAGAGCGCCACTACTCTCTTTCCGGGAAAGATAACTCCTAGGTTAGGCCGACAAGACATCAAGAGGGAGAGAAAGAAAATCCCCTCTACCGCTACCCCATAAAGAAGAGCTCGCTTCACTTGCTTACTAAAAAGCCAGGAGAGAAAGCAAAGCCAAGCATTTTTTTTTAGTACAAAAAAGTAAGATATTTATATACGTAAGCCCTCACATTATGAGACTGAAGGAAAGACTCCTGCTTCAAGGTCCTTAGATTAGACCACTGGCTTGTTTGGCCCGAAGGCAGAATCAAAGCCAGAAGGAATTACAGACAGAAGCACTTCTAACTCCCCTAAAATTTAGATCGAAGAAATGATAGGTCCGCCTATAACCCTATTAGCTCGAGAGCAAGAAAAGAAGGAGGGAGGGACTACTTAGACTACTTAATCGATAGAGCCCGGCACGATTACTGGATCGAAAGAAGCATAGGTACACTTAACACTAACCCAATCCAGATGAAACAACTCTTATCGGAACCCAGCTTCTCTTTTTTAGCGAATAAAGATTGAAGTAGCTCTTACACTTACTATATTTTAAATctttcttattttcatatgaaAGAAGGAGAAAGGGGGCTGCTACTGCAACCAAGCAATTGGTGCAGACGCTCTACGATGCAATCAGACAATGAGAGAGCGGACTCTCTTTCTCTAAGGGACACTTCCTCATTTTTTCCACCCTCCGTGGAGGGGGAGTACCATGTAGTTAGGAAGATGATCGATGCCTAAAGCATGTCTACTTAAGATCTCTATCCTTTCTGGTGATCAAGATATCCCAAGAAGAGAGACCTGACGGCGCGCCTTTACTAGAAGAGAAGGAAAGAAGACACTTACTAGAAATCTATTCCACTACCGCTTGATTTCTCTCTGTCCACAGCCATGACTCACCCACCTTTCCATCCCCCCTCAAAGATCCACCCGATCGATGAAGACTTGAACCGAACTCGCAGTGATCAAATCGACTTGGGAGAGTAAATCCTCAGGGCAAGCCAAAGGAAGGACGGGATAGAGCTCCAAGACAGGCTGAAGGCAGAGAAGGATAGACGAGACAAGGAAGCAAAGGAGAAAAGAAAGATCGGAATAGAATAGAGGTAACGGTTGAACGAACGGTAGACCCAACTCTGTATACTTAGCCGGAAGCAGGGCATTCCACCGATTCCACTTAGGGAGAAAGCCTTTCCCGTATCTATTTGAACCCGATCTTAAAATTTCTATCCGGTAGACTTGGTAAGGTAAAAGGGCCCCGACTTATTTGATTTCCAGAATTAGAGTTCGACCGCAGCTGCCCCTTTTTTGTTTTGGGGGGATCAAGTTCCTTGCCAACTATCGACCCCGATCTCTTTTAATTTATTTGGGGTATTACTAGCCTAGCCTTCGTCAATCACACTAAAGCAGAGCACCCAACTACGGCAAGGCCCCCTTAATTAAGGGTTAGGTTAGTCAATCCGGCCCGAGACGCGTTCGTTGACAAAACCGCCGTAGGAATGGAGACCTTTCAATAGAGCGGAGGCGAACTGATCAACGAGAAAGAGGCCCTACTCACTACAAACGAATACACCACAAGATCGAACTGCACTCATGCCTCTGCCGCATCAAGTTGACCGACCCCCAGTTCTTCTATCAATCATGTACGTAGGTAGGGTCCCCCATTCTGATTGGTATATCATGAAAAATTAAAGCCATTTGCACCAGGCGCACTGCGCTTTCCCTTGCCTAGATGTTCGCCTTTCTAAGTCAAGTAATGGTGACCCGCCGAAGACTGGAGCCTCATAACATGTTGACGAAGACCCCCGAACTGAGGGTTCGATCAGTAGAGGGGACCCCCGGAAGAAGAATAGCCCCGCTCTCTAGCCGACTGATCCCGTTGATCATATAACTGGGAGGGAACGTGTCACATTAGAGGTGAACGATCAGAGATGTCCGATAATTACCACGATGAGGCTGGTCCCTCTTTTATTTTTGTAGACTAAGCtatgaatatgaatgaatgtcGGGCTCTTTCTTTCACTGCTAACCCCAAGAAGTTTCTTAATGCTGATATTTTCTGTTTCGTCGAGCCCCGAGCTTGTGGTCCTCCTTTGAGTGTGGGTTCCATTGGATGAATCTCTCAAGTCAAGGTTCACGTACATAGCAGCAAGAATGGTGCAGCGCCTATTTATCGTTCTCGCTCGGGAGCCAAAACGAACACGCCTGCTACCTACTGTACTGGACCTTCGACCAGGCATTATACCCTTGTCGAATCGGAACCAACCACCACTGTATTGCGCTCGAACAGTTGAGCGGCCGCCGGCCAGCAACTTCCGTACCGTACACAGATATAGATTCATTCTTCGTACCTGGTCCAACTTCACAACCTTCGCGGGTTGGTCAGAAGTCAGTCTTGTTTGGTAAGACTCTATTGAACAAAGCAAAGAAAAGAGAGTGCTCGACCGGAACAACGGCCAACAAAGACCGTAATTACATAGATAACAGCTCCTCCCTTTCTCCGGCTTTAAGGCGAACCGTATGGCGGCTGGAAAGAAAGACGACCTCACCTTCTCGTAGATGGTGTCAGTGAGAGCAACTTGAGTATCCCCCGTTGACCTTCTTTTGTAGATAGAATCTTCAATGAGTGTAAACAACTTACTAATAAAGGTGCGCTTGTTGAGTAAGGCCGTTTTCTTGCAGGAGTGCTAACGCGCGCCCTGATTCTTCGCTTGCTCCGCAGTACGAGCCTCATACAGAGCCCCTTTAATATGATGAGGAGAAGGCCAGACCCAACCCCGCCCTCTTTTCTGCACCAATCTTTATTTACGACTATATTTATATATTTGGGGTGTATAGCTCAGTTGGTAGAGCATTGGGCTTTTAACCTAATGGTCGCAGGTTCAAGTCCTGCTATACCCAAACAAACCTACCTTACACTATACCTATGAATTAATAAGGATGCGTAGTAACGTTCAAAGATAACTCTTTGGCCTTTAGACTCGCTTCAGCGACTTCGCCCTTTAAGTGAGTGAGAAGGGGGTGAGGTAAGGAGTAGTATAAGAGTGGCTCGGTCGCCTCTCCTTATTTGATTCATTCTATAGGGCGGGGCTGCAGACCAACAATCCAGCAAAAGGGCTTAAAAGCTCCTTTATCAAACCTTCCCCTTTTAATAATAATAGGGTAAGCATCAAAGCCCAGCAAACCCAACCTATACAAAGAGCTCTTTTCAGCCCCTACTCCCAACAAGTGAAAGTAGCTGGCACCCACCATACCTTGCTTGCTTCGGGGCCGATCTCTTGTATCGAAGCAaacatatatataaatatatatatattagttcCACCACAAATCGATTTCGCCGCTTAGATTGGATTGGATTAATGAGAAAAAGTGTATTCAATTCAACCATTCGCATGGTCTCCCCTAAGACTGACCTCTTTTCCAAATGAACCGAACCTCGATACCACATTCATCAAAGAGAGACGGCCATCTCTCTAGGTTGCACACCCCTTTAGATTAGATCGTTCTATTCGTGCTTGAAAAACGACCCCGCTCCTCATCCTCAATCTGGCGGTCCCTCTCCTAGCGCTCAAGGAGTTGCttcttttttgctttttcttgTGCTCAACCTCTCGAGGTTGGGAGAAGGCATTAGTCGTCTAAGTCGGGCTGCTCATCAGTGCGTACTGTGCTCCCTCTTTCACTTCCGTCAGGCCTAGCACCGAAGTCGAGTGCTACCACTGAGCTTTGAATGGGTCTCCCCCTTTCGATGAGCAACAATCTGACATAAAACTACTACTTAACCTGATCGGCAACCCTTGGATTCCTAGTTAAAACTACACCTTCATCTCGATCAAAGGTGGGATCCCAGATCGCTTGAAGCTTCCTATTCGCCTTTCGGGGGGTCCCCGTTGATAGATAGGGGCAATCTCAAGGTAGACAGGACAAAGACTACTCTACGTCTTCTTTTCGTCCTACTTCTAGATTGAACCACCTGAAAACATCACTTGGCTATGGTGACTCTCTGACTGGCTCTTGCTTTCTCACTCATTGATCAAGGGAAGATCATCCAGATTGGGGTCGGGCACTTGAAAGCTATCGCTTGATATAAAGAACAGTACATAGCCCTTTCGGTAGGGGGTCTGGGTCCGTCTCAGTGCAGTAGGGGAGTCCATTGTGTTGTGAGAATCTTTAGAAATGCATTTGATCAAGAGGAAAGGATTGAACGACTGATCGACCAAGGTTCCAGGGAGAAAGCTACCTTTTTAACGTCCCTTCCAAAAAGTATAATTTTAGGTCTACTCAGATAGGAAAAGCTCATGTGGAAGCTTCAGTCACAGGTGGGGAAGCAAGAGAGAGAAGGAAGCTTGGTTCGACCAGACATTGATCCTCCCTCGGAAAACTCCCATGTTGATGGAGATCCATATGACCTATCCTATCAAGCGGTTTTCAACCCTTTGTAGGATCGGTGGTTTCGGTTATCGGACTATTTATTCGCTGCCACATCGACAATCGCCTCGCATTCGGAGGCTCTTAGCGATGTTCACTAAACGGTCTATGCCCTTAGATAGAAGTCTTGTTAGGCCGTGGTAAACCAACCATTGGACCCTTATCTCCTCAGGAGGATAGATGGGGCGATCGATTCAGGTGAGATCCAATGTAGATCCAACTTTCTATTCACTCGTGGGATCCGGGCGGTCCGGGGGGGGACCACCACGGCTCCTCTCTTCTCGAGAATTCATACATCCCTTATCAGTATATGGACAGCTATCTCTCGAGCACAGGTTTAGGTTCGGCCTCAATGGAAAAAGAAAAACGGAGCACCTAACAACGTATCTTCACAGACCAAGAACTACGAGATCACCCCTCTCATTCTGGGGTGACGGCGGGATCGTACCATTCGAGCCTTTTTTTCATACTTTTCCCCGGGAAGAGCCAGGGAGGGCAGTTTACTTGCTTACTTGTTAGAGTCAGGAGGAATAGGttgacttttattttttttggttATGGAAAGTTAAAGTAGTTTCGTTTAGTACGAGATCGCTTCACACCTCGCGGTGCTTACACCTCTCGCCTATCGAAGTTCTGTTCAAAAACCTCGTCCGAGAACTTGTATAGAGAAGGATTTCCCGCTTAGCAGCAGTTCTTCCATACCAACTTAGCAGCCCGGCGCTGCTATTGGCATAACAACCGGTACACCATAGGTTGGCCCAACCCAGTCCTCTCGTACTAGGGCTGGCTCCTCGCAGTTCTCCCTTTAACACCAACGGTAGATAGGAACCGAACTGTCTCACGACGTTCTAAACCCAACTCACGTACCACTTGAATCGGCGAACAACCGAACCCTTGGGACCTTCTTCAACCCCAGGATGTGATGAGTCGACATCGAGGTGCCAAACGACTCCGTCGATAAGAGCTCTTGGGAGTCATCAGCCTGTTATCCCCGGCGTACCTTTGATCCGTTGAGCGAGAGCCCTTCCACACGGGACTCCCGGATCACTATGGCCGACTTTCGTCTCTGTTCGACCAGTCGGTCTCACAGTCAGGCAGGCTTATACCATTACGCTCACGAGCAGAATCTTAGCTTGAGCCTACCTTCGCACACCTCCGTTACTCTTTAGGAGGCATCCGCCCCAGATAAACTACCCACCTCGCAGTGTCCCGCCCCCCCGAATTTTCGGTGCGGCGGTTAGGCATCCTTAGACGAAAGAGTGGTCTTTCAGGATTGGTCGTTCTGTGTCATCACCTCCCACCTATCCTACACATTCGATCAAGGTTGTCACTGCGAAGCTATAGTTAAGGTGCACGGGGTCTTACCGTCTAGCCGTTGGTACTCCGCATCTTCACGGAGAATTCAATTTCACCGGGTCCATGTCGGAGACAGCGGGGCAGTCGTTACACCATTCGTGCAGGTCGCTACTTATGCGACAAGGAATTTCGCTACCTTAGGACAGTTAGAGTTACTGCCGCCGTTTACCGGGGCTTCCATTCAAAGCTTATAACACTTCTCCTTCCGACCTTCCAGCACCGGGCAGGTGTCAGACTCTATACATCGTGTTACCACTTAGCAGAGTCCTGTGTTTTTAATAAACAGTCGCTACCCCCTGGTATGTGCCGCTTCCCTAATCAAAAGATAGGAGAGCACCCCTTCTCCCGAAGTTACGGGGTCATTTTGCCGAGTTCCTTCGACATGGTTCTCTCAAGCGCCCTAGTATACTCTACTTGTTCACCTGTGTCGGTTTGGGGTACGGTCAGTTCACCGGGAGGATCGCCCTCCCAATTCGAAGTTTTTTCCTGGAAGTTTCAACCTTGTTGACTATGACAACAGTCGCGACTATAAACAGACTCGCAACTATGGCAGGGCGGTACGCTCTGCTCTCTCGCGACCCCTACTCTAACGAGTAAGCAAGTAAACTACCTTTTGAAGCGCCAGTCGCGTAGGGCGACCGGGCCAGGCCGAGTCAGAAAGGCTTTGATGACTCAAGGTTAATCTTAGGGAAAGGAGAGTGAGGGGAAGAGGGGGCAGCCCTCGGCCCGATCATCCAATTCACTCCAACAGACAGGCATGGTTCTGTAGTCAAAGCAACTTCGTCACTTTCGTGTACCCATCGGACGGCAGCCCTTTCGGGGCTTCCTTAGGGACCGATTAACTCTGCGTAGATTGACTGAACGCAGAAAGCCTTCCACTGGCAGGCGATCGTGTTTTTCACAGGATTTATCGTTACTCATGTCAGCATTCTCACTTCTGATATCTCCAGGTGTTGTCACCAAAAACCTTCCCCGATTGACAGAACGTCCCGCTACTGACACTTGAACAACTTTCAAGGTCTCGTCGCTTCGGTGAATCACTTGAGCCCTGATACATTTTCGGTGCCATGGAGCTAGACCAGTGAGCTATTACGCTTTCTTCAAAGGATGGCTGCTTCCAAGCCCACCTCCTGGTTGTCATCGCTCGATCACTTCCTTTTCCACTAAGTGATTGCTTAGGGACCTTAGCGTACGATCTGGGCTGTTTCCCTCTCGACTTTGGATCTTAGCACCCTAAAAGTCTGTCTGTACAAACGATCTAGGCCTGTATTCGGAGTTTCCCTGGGGTTGGTAAGGCGAAATGGGGCCACCCTAGCCCATTGAGTGCTCTACCTCGGGCCATCGACATCATACGCTCTACTGAAATAGATTTCGCGGAAAACCAGCTATATCCGATCTTGGTTGGCCTTTCACCCCTAGCCACAAGTCATCCCCGTATTTTGCCACATACGTGGGTTCGGTCCTCCAAGGCCTGTTAGAGCTCTCTTCAACCTGCTCATGGCTAGATCGATCGGTTTCGGGTCAAATAGGAAGAACTAGAAGATTCCACCTCTGAAAGGCGCCTACACCTAATGGCTTAAGCCGCTGTTCCCATTTTCTCGCTGACCCATCATGCAAAAGGTACGCCGTTAGAGTGAGTGCGCTTTACTAATAGAATCCCAAGTAAAGGCTCTAAGCTCCTTCGACTGATTGTTCGCATCGGATCTCAGGTTCTCTATTGCACTCCCTAAATAGGGTTCTTTTCACCTTTCCCTCACGGTACTTGTACGCTATCGGTCATTGAGGAATACTTAGGCTTAGAGGGTGGTCCCCCTTTCTCGCGTAAAAGCGATCAGAATTCGAACACGCCGCGTTTTACTGGGAAGGATCGAACCATGGGAACGAATCTACAGGGCTATCACCTTCTTTGGCCAGATCTTCCAACCTTTTCACAATTACAGTTCACTGCGCCCTTTAAATTAAATGAAAGGGCTTGCTGGTTTTTCCATCATCCAATCCACAACAAATCGAATGAAACCTGGCGAAAAAGAAGTTAACACTTTGCTGCTGAGGAATTTATCATACTCGAAAGAGAAACGAAGCTTCGTGTTTGTTTTTCTTCAAACCCCAATCCGCTCTCGCTCGCCGCTACTAACGGGGTCTCGGTTGATTTCCCTTCCTTTAGCTACTAAGATGTTTCAGTTCGCTAAGTTTTAAAAGTCCAAAGAGCGCAGACTAGCCGCGGAGCTTGGATACGGTTTCCCGATCGGAGATCCATGGATCACAGACGGTATCTCCCCATGGCCTTTCGCCTCTGAAAGCGTCCTTCCTTCTCAATGCCCGGGCATCCATCCAATGCATTCTTTTCGATCTTGTACCCAGCAAGAAAACGAATGCGCGAACGCGGCTTTCGCGCAGCTCAATCCCTTGCTTGTTCGCTTCGCATAGGCTACACAAGCGGTACACTTAACACCAAGCCAATCTCGAAGAAAAAAGTTAACTACACGCAACTACATCTGTGAACTGGGAGGGACGGAATCTACGCTACGATCTTTCTTCTCTTATGAAATTGATAGTTACAGAAATAGATCATTTCTAAACCGGAATCTTAGGATACCACCACTAATAGAAGGACAAGGACCGGAGACTTGAACACCAGCCAGATAGGCATTCACCAACAAAGACTAGCACATCGCTTACTGATGAAAGACCGTCTGCTGGATACACCATTCCTACTACTGCTGAATCGAACAAAATAAAATAGCGATTCTGAATAATTTTTTTTAGGAGTTGGGGAATCTAGGCCTAATCTATTAGAATAGGTCTAGGCTGGCAGGTCGAAGCCTAAAGACTTTCAAGGTCAAAACCATTCCGCTCGAAAACCAGCCTTCAAAGAAAGTCAAAGACTGGCGGACCGCATACGCGCTTACTTTTTTTTGTTTGATAGGCTGATCCCTAGGCTGAAACTGATATGCTTCTATCACACTCTTCTTTCGCCCCAATGACGATGAATTAGAGTTGTAGAGCGGGTCAATCCTTGGAGCTTTCTCCATGCCCGACAGAGAAAACTTGGTGCGAATCGGGGTACATACGCTCCTGCTCGTCTAACTAATGTACTGATGTAATTCCTAATATGGCTGCCCGGAGAATCCGTAGCTGCTAAGGAAGAGGGTCGAGCCATAACGGATTGATGTGGCGTAGCGGCGACTGGAATCGATCTGAATGAAGCTTCAAGCGTAGTTCTGGGGCTTCTCCTATACCCCCTGCCTATATGGAGTGGAGGAAGATTTGGTGGGGAAGGTCATAGTGAAGTCAGCAAGCTGGAAAGTAGCCGCCCCTCTTTGATTGTGCACAGCCCCTGCCACGAGACACCTAATCGAAGAAGCGCCTTCCTCTCATCTTTTTTATAATTCAACATCCAGTTCATAGAGAACTGCCTACTCCCACCTCGACCGAGAAAGAGATCTAAGGCTTCTTTTAAGAAAGTAAAGCAGGAATAGATGGCCTGCCCCTAGCTCTCAAAAATTTCTATATTTTGCTATCAAAGGAGTGCTTTCATTCCCTGCCACCCGCTTTTATAATTGGCTGTTCCTTACCGGCATCTCAAGAAAAAATCTTTCATGATCCATTCTTCCGGAATTGGATAGAGAATAGTTGGGATATTCCACTGGGAGGGAGAGGCGGGGGTGACATCAGAAGTAGGATCGTCGAACGGATAGCAGCATAACATTGAGAATTGACTCGTCGGATTAACCACTTAGACGGAGAGTTCCCCATATTCCATTTCATTGGCAACCGAAATAGATCTAAACAGCGTGCCCGGAGCGAAGGAAGGGCTTCAAAAATGAATGGAAAAGTCAAATCAATGAAAGGCCCAGATGTAGCCTTTGTGTGCGGAGCAAGCCTACACTGGCTGAGATGAAGAAAATGTCGACACCGATGAAATGTTTGAAAACATAGACAGCGGAAGGGAAGAAGTCACTCTCAATCCGATCTAGCAAGAAATGCTATACCGATAAAGTCAAGCGAGAGAGCTCATTAAGAAAGAAGGCCATCCATCTTCCATCCGCCTTTTTGTTTTAGATAGGGCGAGGCTAGTACGAGACTCCGAACCACGACGGATCTTGTCTTAGGAAATATAATGGGACGGGAGGCCTATCTGACCTTTTGTTTGATTCCATTTTCCAACCCTTTCTTTAGAACCAACCTGGAATGCAAACAAGGAAGGAAAGGGCTGAAATCTCCATATCTGATCCAGCAAAAAAAACCTGACCTTAGCAGTGATAGAGATAGCATAGCTGTAGACAGGGGAGGGCCCGGATTACCTTTTCTATTAGAATAAGGAAGGGAATCGCTTTGATTGCTTGCGACAGCTTATCGATGCTCGTTAGCGGTGAAGTCCCTCAAACCAGAAGTTTCAAAAGCGGGCCTACGAGAGAAATTAACTTTACATACTGATATAGCATACCGAAGGGAAGGCCTAATTGTACCACTCCCCCTGACCTTCCGCCTGAACTGATAGAAGTTGGCTTGAGCTGAGCGTCTCTTACAAAAAAGGTGCCCTAGTCGCCTCGGTGGAATGCATTGAAGAAAGGAATCCACTCTCAACCCTTTcattttatttaatagaatggtaaGCCGGTCTTATTCTTTTATACGAGTAAACAACTTCTGCTCTAACTCCTTGAGGAAAAAGTCTTGCATCTCGCCCAACTCCTACAAAGCCCACCCCCGAAGGAGAAAAGGAAGTTATCAGCACCGATGT from Lathyrus oleraceus cultivar Zhongwan6 chromosome 7, CAAS_Psat_ZW6_1.0, whole genome shotgun sequence encodes the following:
- the LOC127107516 gene encoding NADH-ubiquinone oxidoreductase chain 2 — its product is MWAPDIYEGSPTPVTAFLSIAPKISIFANISRVSIYGSYGATLQQIFCFCSIASMILGALAAMAQTKVKRPLAHSSIGHVGYIRTGFSCGTIEGIQSLLIGIFIYALMTIDAFAIVLALRQTRVKYIADLGALAKTNPISAITFSITMFSYVGIPPLAGFCSKFYLFFAALGCGAYFLAPVGVVTSVIGCWAAGRLPRVSQFGGPKAVLRAPDT